The sequence TCGCCCAAGGGTGCGATTCGGTCTGCGCGTGCGACCTCACCGAACCGCTCGGCATCAGCCAGCCCACCGTCAGCCACCACATGAAGAAGCTCGTCGACGCCGGCCTGCTCACGCGTGAACAGAAGGGCCGCTGGGCGCACTACTCCGTCGTGCCGTCGGCCTTCGCCGAGCTGCGCGCGTTCCTCGACCTCACCTGAGCCGCGCCCGGCGCGGCCGCAGCCGCCTACGCGTCGTCGTGAGGACAGAGCGTCGGCAGCGAGTTCCGCACCTCGTACGAGGGTCACCACGCGAGGACGGATCGGCTGAAGCGTCGGCAGACGTAGACGCGCGAGAACCGTTCGCGCAGATCGGCCTCGTCCTCGAGCCTCGCGTGGCAGAACGCCGCAACCGGGGCGGAGAGGGGAGCGGGGCTCGCCCAGCCCGCGTCCGGATCCCCCCCCAGGTCTTGTAGACGTGGAGGTAGTGCTCCGATTCGGCGAATCCCCGGGCGCGGTACCAGGCCAGTGCGGGCACGTCCTCCCGGGTCCAGGCGTCGATGACGGTCACCGCCGTGCGCTGTGTGTCAGGGCGTTTCCGGCACGCTGTCGAGCCCTCGGGAGGCATGATCGAGGGATGATCCCCGAGCGCTGCGTCTTCCATGCCCGCACGACGCACAATGCCGACGCCCGCGATCTGCACCCCCTCAGCGTGCTCGAGCGGACGGACCCTCGCGCCTTCGCGTCCGCGATCGCGAAGCACGACGACACCCCCGAACGCCAGCGGCTCCGCGAGACTTGGATCCCGGTTCTCGAGGCGACGTGGACCGAGGTGGTCTTCCTCTCTCCCGTGCAGCCGCGTGCGATCTGGGAGGCATGGCGCACCATCGCCGGGGTCGAGCTGCCGGGGCAGGAGTTCTGGGCGATCCCCGTCGAGGATCTCGGCCCCGCGGTCGTCTTCGATCGACACCTGAGCCGCACGGGTGATCCGATCGACCCGCGCGAGATCGACGCCCTCGACGTCGCCGCCTACCGCTCCTCGGCTGAGACGACGCCACGGAATGCTCGGTGGATCGACGAACTCGCCAGAGCGGGCAGGCGCGGGGCCTGGTTCAACGGGACCCCGCACATCCTGACTCAAGGCCCGGTTCCGCTCCGCTCGGCAGAGGTGATCGACTGGCGGCCGAAGAACGGTTGACCCAGGACGATCGCGGCCGGAGCATGACGGCATGCTCATGACGTCGCAGGACATCGACCCCCAGGCGGTCCTCGGCTTCATCGTCCGCCGACAGCAGACCCCGGAGACGGCGTGCGCGTACCTCGGCACGGATCCGTCGGAGATCCGTGCTGACCTGGAGGGCCTGGACCAGCACTGGCTGGAGACAGTCCGCATCTCCGCCTCGGCGGACGGCCGGATCCACGGTGCGGCCGTCGTCGAGTGGGACGAGGAGCTGGACCGTTCCTGGGTGCACGGCCCCTGGGTGGAGGAGGACGCGCTGCGCACGGCGGGCCCTGAGCTGCTCGCCGCGGTGACGGCGCAGGCCCCGGTCACCGCTCACGAGATGTACGCGGACGTCGCCCACGACGGCTTGGCGTGGCTCGCGCAGCACTGCGGGTGGCGCGCAGGCGAAGCCAACTTCGAGTACAGCCGCACCTCTCCCCCGCCCGCCGGTCCGCAGGCCTCCGACGCGCGTGCGGCCACCGGCGCGGACGAGCCGACGCTCCGCGAGCTCCACGAGCGCGAGTTCCCCGGAACCTACGCCACCACCGAGCAGCTCCTGGACCCGGACGGCACCTATTCGACGTCCGTGATCGACGGAGAGCGCGCGCCGGTCGGCTACGTGTCCTGGCAGCTGCAGGGCGAGGCCGCCGTGTACATCGACTTCCTCGCCGTGCACCCGGGCGCGCGACGGAAGGGGCTCGGACAGCGCCTGATCGCCGCCGCCCAGGAGGCCTCGGGCAGGAGCACGGTCGCACTGACGGTGGATGAGCACCGCCCCGACGCACGGGCGTTCTACGCCGCGCTCGGCTTCACGGTCACCGCCGCGACCCGGCCCTACCGGCTGCAGAGACCCGCCTGACCCCTCAGGCCGGTACGGGCTCGGGAGCGCTCTCCGCGGCGGCAGCGCGGGCCCCGATATGGACGGGCCGGCTCGCGACGATGCCCGCCGCGAGCTGCGCGATCAGCAGGGCACCGAGCACGACGAGGGGCACGTCCCAGCCGCCGGTGAGGGCGTGCACGGC comes from Brachybacterium faecium DSM 4810 and encodes:
- a CDS encoding transcriptional regulator, ArsR family (PFAM: Bacterial regulatory protein, arsR family); translated protein: MPTTTAPTDPGATPMAGPGECCTLSAGPVGSADAERIASVLKALSDPTRLRLLSRVVAQGCDSVCACDLTEPLGISQPTVSHHMKKLVDAGLLTREQKGRWAHYSVVPSAFAELRAFLDLT
- a CDS encoding acetyltransferase (PFAM: Acetyltransferase (GNAT) family); its protein translation is MLMTSQDIDPQAVLGFIVRRQQTPETACAYLGTDPSEIRADLEGLDQHWLETVRISASADGRIHGAAVVEWDEELDRSWVHGPWVEEDALRTAGPELLAAVTAQAPVTAHEMYADVAHDGLAWLAQHCGWRAGEANFEYSRTSPPPAGPQASDARAATGADEPTLRELHEREFPGTYATTEQLLDPDGTYSTSVIDGERAPVGYVSWQLQGEAAVYIDFLAVHPGARRKGLGQRLIAAAQEASGRSTVALTVDEHRPDARAFYAALGFTVTAATRPYRLQRPA